The Pseudorca crassidens isolate mPseCra1 chromosome 3, mPseCra1.hap1, whole genome shotgun sequence genome includes the window GCATTCCATTGTCTTACTACTGTTACATAATATTATTTGAGATAAAGTTGGAACTCACTGTGGAATAATATGTCATAACATTTTGCAGGTAAATAAAAGTATGAACTGAGGAAAATTGAATACAAAGTTCCTTCTAGTGCTTATAGTAACACTTCCTGAAAATAAATGCCTTATACATAGGTATATAATGCATGATGATTGAAGTGACAAATGAATTCCTATTTCTGTGCttggagaggaaaacaaatacaggAAAAGGGTTTCTGGcatataaaacaaaactttatctctactagtttcagtttttcagtccTTAAAAACATCTTCATACTCTAGATTTAGGCAAAGTGGACTACTTTCAGTACCCTGAAGTTCTGTGGTTTCTCTCTCACATCTAGGCATTCCCATGCTCGCCTCTCTCACATCCAGGCCTTATCCCTGATCCACTCCTCTCATGTTTCTTGGGGAAGCCTTTGCTAACCTCCAAGGCCAAGTTGGAGGCCCTCCCATTGCCCTTGGCTTCTCCCATTATGGTAGTTATCTCAATGCACTGTAATTCCTTGTTTGCTTTTATATCCTTGTAACTCTGTGAAAGTGGCTGTGTTCATATTGTTCACCTTAAATCCCCAGGTTTTGTCGTACACTTAATTATATGTGTGTTTAATGGATGCgttaaatggaaaatattgaaACCAAGATGTCAGGCCATCAAGGACAAATTTCAAGAGGCATGCCTATAAATATGGCTGATATTTCTGTGAGGTTCTTAAACTTTGTCTGAACATTTCAAAACAGTAACTTCAGCATGTTTGAAGCAATATTAATGATCTTAAGATTAGCTCATGGCTTCCCAAGGAAGATAACTAACTTGAAGTCACATCCTTTAACATATAGCGATTCAGTTATGTGAAATAAAAACTGATCCCATTACCTCTGATAAAAAGAATTTCAGGTGCTGAGAAACAGAAAGTCTGGCTTGGGTTTGTCTAAGAGGGTGCAGTAAACGGTTATGCCTCTGAGCGTCGCTGTTCACCACTCAAGGAGGAAAACGCCACTGAAGAGCTAATCCATTTCCTTGTTTCCAAAGAGCAAAGAACCAGCAAATCACATTTACAAGATCCGAGGCTGCTCCAAAGCTCACCCTTTCAGTCAGCCAGCTCCGTAACCTATAAATTAGGCCCACGAAAGGGTTAGTTCCTTGAGAAAATAAGACTGAAGTTCGTCGTGAGAAATTGGTACCCAATTCAGAGAAAATAATTCACCAAAAAGGAAATGACCAATTACCTGAGATTCAGAAATGGCGGAGGACTGGCCCTGCTGTACGCGCTTCTGGGGACGCTGTGCAAGACCGGATGCGGGCAGATCCGCTATTCGGTGCCAGAGGAGCTGGAGAAGGGCTCCTTCGTGGGCAACATCGCCAAGGACCTGGAgctggagccccaggagctggCGGAGCGGGGAGTCCGCATCGTCTCCAGAGGTAGGACGCAGCTCTTTGCTCTGAACCCGCGAAGCGGCAGCTTGGTCACTGCGGGCAGGATAGACCGGGAGGAGCTCTGCGCTCAGAGCGCGCGGTGTCTGGTGAGTTTTAACATCCTGGTTGAAGACAAATTGAAAATTTTTGAAGTAGAGATagaaattaaagaccttaatGACAATGCTCCTGATTTTCTAACAGaggaattggaaataaaaattggTGAACTAACGGTTCCAGGAACTCGATTTCCACTTAAGACTGCATTTGACCCAGATGTGGGCATGAACTCTCTGCTGAACTATCAGCTCAGCCCCAATGACTACTTCTCCTTGGCTGTGAAGAGTGTCTCTGATGGGGCCAAGTACCCAGAGCTGGTGCTGCAGCAGGCTCTTGAccgtgaggaaaagaaagttcacCAGCTTGTCCTAATTGCTTCTGATGGTGGCGACCCTGTTCATTCTAGCAACTTGCGCATCCAAGTGATAGTGCTGGATGCAAATGACAATCCACCAGTATTTACTCAGCCTGAGTATCGAGTAAGTGTTCAGGAGAACTTGCCGGTAGGCACCTGGCTGCTCACGGTGAATGCCACTGACCCTGACGAGGGATTTAATGCTCAAGTATCCTATGTACTAGATAAAATGCCTGGGAGAATCGCTCAGATTTTTAATCTCAACTCAGTGACTGGGGATTTATTAATATCACAAAGCCTAGATTATGAGGATGCTACTTTCTATGAAATTAAAATTGAAGCACAAGATGGACTAGGTCTCCTTTCAAGAGCTAAGATTCTGGTCACAGTTCTGGATGTGAATGACAATGCCCCGGAAATTACGATTACTTCTCTCACAGGATCAGTCCCAGAAGAGGCTACTGCTGGAAGGGAAATTGCCCTTATCAACGTGCATGATCGGGATTCGGGGCAAAATGGGCAAATTACAGTTTTTGTTCTGGGAAATATgccatttaatttagaaaaatcgATAAACCGATATTACCGCTTAGTGACAGCCAGATGCCTGGACCGTGAACAGGTGTCCGAATATAACATCACTCTGAGAGCTACAGATTGGGGAAGTCCGCCGCTGTCCACAGACGCACACATCACCCTGCATGTGGCGGATATCAATGACAACCCACCTGCTTTCACTCATGCCTCCTATTCTGCCTACATTCCTGAAAACAACCCCAGGGGAGCCTCCATCTTCTCTGTGACCGCCCAGGACCCTGACAGCATCGAGAACGCCCACATCACCTATGCACTGACTGAGGATGCCTTCCAGGGGGCACCTCTCTCCACCTACATCTCCATAAACTCGGATACCGGAGTCCTGTATGCCTTGTGCTCCTTCGACTATGAGCAGGTTAGAGACCTGAAACTATTGGTGACAGCCAGTGACAGCGGGGACCCTCCACTCAGCAGCAACGTGTCTCTAAGCATACTCGTGCTGGACCAGAATGACAATACACCTGAAATCCTataccccaccctccccaccgaTGGTTCCACTGGCGTGGAGCTGGCACCCCGCTCTGCAGAGCCCGGCTACCTGGTGACCAAGGTGGTGGCTGTGGACAGAGACTCAGGCCAGAACGCCTGGCTGTCCTACCGCCTGCTCAAGGCCAGCGAGCCGGGACTCTTCGCGGTGGGGCTGCACACGGGCGAGGTGCGCACAGCGCGGGCCCTACTGGACAGAGACGCGCTCAAGCAGAGCCTGGTGGTGGCGGTCCAGGACCACGGACAGCCCCCTCTCTCCGCCACAGTCACTCTCACAGTGGCAGTAGCTGACAGCATCCCAGACGTCCTGGCCGAATTGGGAAGCCTCAAGCCCTCAGCAGACCCTGACGACTCAGGCCTCACACTGTACCTGGTGGTGGCAGTGGCCGTAGTGTCCTGCGTCTTCCTGGCCTTTGTCGTCGTGCTGCTGGCGCTCAGACTGCAGTGCTGGCACAGACCGCATGTGCTGCAAGCTTCGGGAGGTGTACCAGCGGGCGTACCCGCCTCTCATTTTGTGGGCGTGGACGGGGTGCGAGCTTTCCTGCAGACCTATTCCCAGGAGGTCTCGCTCACCAGGGACTCGCGGAAGAGTCACTTGATCTTCCCGCAGCCCAACTACGCGGACACGCTGATCAGCCAGGAGAGCTGTGAGAAAAGCGAGCCTCTCCTGATATCTCAAGATTTACTTGGAATGAAAGGAGATCCCAAGCAAATTCAGGTGagcttatttctttttgaacATTATAAAGAACAGTTATGCCAGTGTGGTTATTATAAAGctttaacacacatttatttgaaaataaagcaaTGTGGTCGTCATTGATTCTTTTGTTTAAATATATgttcctctcttcttctgggattgtGGTGGGGCTGCACTTGCTGATCTGGTATGGCTGAGTGGGCCTAGTAAATAGTTCTGACCAATACATTGTAAATGGAAGTATGTGAATTTCTTCCCAAACGAAGTTCTAGTTGCCATTGTAAAAATTACCAGATTTCTAACTTACTCTTTGAACTTGTGACTGTGCCATCTATCTGGGTCCTTGAATAACTACAGTGACAGAAGAGCCCTGTGGTTGACTCAACATTGATCTGTATGCCTGCGATAAGtagacttttttcattttaaatcactGTGATGAAGTTTGTCACTCCAACCTACCTAGTCTATCCTGGTAaacaggcatatatatatatatatatatatatatatatatatatatataaagcatatatatataatatatattatatatatataaatacatatatatatggtattttaGGCTATAATAATATGATGCTTAACTCCTTCCAAGACAGACCAAACTCATTTCATCCTGATGACATAAAAATGATAGGGTAAAAAACATAGATGTTGGTCAAATTCTTTTACCTGGCATGTAGTCCCTACTTTGTATacttaaagtgtgtgtgtgtgtgtgtgtgtgtgtgtgtgtgtgtgtatccatgtgGATTTCAGCCTTTTCTCTGAAGGTGGGAAGCTCAATGGCCTAAACTGTTATGAGCCTTGGAGTGGCAGGTCTTGTCCTTTGGGAAGGGTTTTAAAATGTTAGGAGATATGTCTTAACCTCTATGAGAGGTTTCCAGACCATCCACTTCAACAATGGAATAGGAGTCCTACAACTTTCTTGGGCTAGAAATTGTTGGCCCATTTTGAAATTTATGAAATTAATTTCACCCATAAAATCGCACCAGAGAGTCATCCAAAATTAGGCCAAAATAGATTTCATTAGGTCTCAAACAAAGGAATACAGCTCTCCTTCAGTGTGTTAGGAAAAGGTACAGTCAAAAGTGTGAGACAAAAGGACCTGAACGAAATAACTGAAAGCAGAGAAGTGTATATTCTCACCCAAGCCTACAAATGCATCACAGAAAAAAGGCACATTACCTTTGGaatattttttaggaaaaatctttacaatattaatatacctttccttgtaatgagaaaaaaaattaaatggctaGGGTCAGGGGCACTTTATATGTTCAAAGagaattttctaagaatttcataTAAAACATAACCTAGGTGGctcagtcgttaagaatctgcctgccaatggaggggacacgggttcgagccctggtccgggaagatcccacatgccgcggagcaactaagcctggcgccactactgagcctgcactctagagcccatgctcctcaatgagaagcccacgcaccgcggcgtagagtagc containing:
- the LOC137221799 gene encoding LOW QUALITY PROTEIN: protocadherin gamma-A3-like (The sequence of the model RefSeq protein was modified relative to this genomic sequence to represent the inferred CDS: deleted 1 base in 1 codon), with amino-acid sequence MTNYLRFRNGGGLALLYALLGTLCKTGCGQIRYSVPEELEKGSFVGNIAKDLELEPQELAERGVRIVSRGRTQLFALNPRSGSLVTAGRIDREELCAQSARCLVSFNILVEDKLKIFEVEIEIKDLNDNAPDFLTEELEIKIGELTVPGTRFPLKTAFDPDVGMNSLLNYQLSPNDYFSLAVKSVSDGAKYPELVLQQALDREEKKVHQLVLIASDGGDPVHSSNLRIQVIVLDANDNPPVFTQPEYRVSVQENLPVGTWLLTVNATDPDEGFNAQVSYVLDKMPGRIAQIFNLNSVTGDLLISQSLDYEDATFYEIKIEAQDGLGLLSRAKILVTVLDVNDNAPEITITSLTGSVPEEATAGREIALINVHDRDSGQNGQITVFVLGNMPFNLEKSINRYYRLVTARCLDREQVSEYNITLRATDWGSPPLSTDAHITLHVADINDNPPAFTHASYSAYIPENNPRGASIFSVTAQDPDSIENAHITYALTEDAFQGAPLSTYISINSDTGVLYALCSFDYEQVRDLKLLVTASDSGDPPLSSNVSLSILVLDQNDNTPEILYPTLPTDGSTGVELAPRSAEPGYLVTKVVAVDRDSGQNAWLSYRLLKASEPGLFAVGLHTGEVRTARALLDRDALKQSLVVAVQDHGQPPLSATVTLTVAVADSIPDVLAELGSLKPSADPDDSGLTLYLVVAVAVVSCVFLAFVVVLLALRLQCWHRPHVLQASGGVPAGVPASHFVGVDGVRAFLQTYSQEVSLTRDSRKSHLIFPQPNYADTLISQESCEKSEPLLISQDLLGMKGDPKQIQVSLFLLNIIKNSYASVVIIKL